A window from Culex pipiens pallens isolate TS chromosome 3, TS_CPP_V2, whole genome shotgun sequence encodes these proteins:
- the LOC120423827 gene encoding protein-S-isoprenylcysteine O-methyltransferase, which produces MLCYEGRLSLYCFVSAIFSLALLWVFFDLGIFADPEWAGFWARVVLLAVYYLGLNVVIWLKFATKDYQVAVRATFLGAVFALGVVIFQAGADEYRSFGVYGTLMAVFHYSEYLGIAFCNPKTLSPDSFILNHSIHYALAAGASWLEFFVEVYFFPEMKIHYILWILGLVLCLGGEILRKLAMITASKNFSHIVQFERTQGHELVTDGVYGLMRHPSYVGWFWWSIGTQVVLANPVCFVIYTVASWKFFHDRIFMEEITLLNFFGEEYYKYKQRVPTGLPFIRGYKVEL; this is translated from the exons ATGCTTTGCTACGAGGGCCGGCTGAGTTTGTACTGCTTCGTCAGTGCAATCTTCAGCCTGGCGCTGCTGTGGGTCTTCTTCGATTTGGGCATCTTTGCCGATCCGGAGTGGGCCGGTTTTTGGGCCCGGGTCGTCCTGCTGGCCGTGTACTACCTGGGACTGAACGTCGTCATCTGGCTTAAGTTTGCCACCAAGGATTATCAG GTCGCCGTCCGGGCCACCTTCCTGGGGGCGGTGTTCGCGCTCGGAGTGGTCATCTTCCAGGCTGGCGCGGACGAGTACCGGTCGTTCGGGGTGTACGGCACGCTGATGGCCGTCTTCCACTACTCGGAGTATCTGGGAATTGCGTTCTGCAATCCGAAAACCCTGTCGCCGGATTCGTTCATCTTGAACCATTCGATTCATTATGCGCTGGCGGCCGGAGCGAGTTGGTTGGAGTTTTTTGTCGAGGTGTACTTCTTTCCGG aaatgaaaATTCACTATATTTTGTGGATTCTTGGACTGGTGCTGTGTCTGGGAGGCGAAATTCTGCGAAAGCTCGCGATGATTACTGCGAGCAAGAACTTTAGTCACATT GTCCAGTTCGAGCGCACCCAGGGCCACGAGCTGGTCACGGACGGCGTGTACGGCCTGATGCGGCACCCCTCGTACGTGGGCTGGTTCTGGTGGTCGATCGGGACGCAGGTGGTGCTCGCGAATCCGGTGTGCTTCGTGATCTACACCGTCGCCAGCTGGAAGTTCTTCCACGATCGCATCTTCATGGAGGAAATTACGCTGCTGAACTTTTTCGGTGAGGAGTACTACAAGTACAAGCAGCGAGTGCCGACGGGACTGCCATTCATTAGGGGGTACAAGGTGGAGCTGTGA